In the genome of Desulfuromonas thiophila, the window TCGCCGCTCTGCATAGCGCGACGCTGGCTGCTGGCTGTCACCAACAGCACATGCTGCAACGATTCATCGGTGAGCGTGACAAAACGGCCGACGGCTTTTTTCAGCGCCTCTCCGTGGCCTTGCAACACCCCGGCTCCGCGAGGATGATCGAAATTGGTGGCCCCGAGAATCTGCACCTCATAACCGTGGCGCTGCAACTGCAACAGCATTTGGCGCACCGCCATGGAGGCTCCGCTGCTGCTATCCAGCAGGCAAAAAACGTTGGCCCACAGAACCCGTGGACGGCGTGACAAGCCAGATGGCGGTAAGGATTCGGTCATAACGGCAAACGCGCCTTTCATCGAAAATTTGACTGCTGACCATCGTCAGGATTAGAGATCTTCCACAACGGAATACGGCTCTTTCGCTGCGGCTTGTTCTCACAGCAAAGCACTTCCACAACAACGCCGCTCCTACAGGGCCGGAGTATTACGGGAACCACCATTAGATTTTGTGATCGCCATCTGGCGCCGAACAAAAGCAGCGATACGTTCATTCAATGCAGCCGCTGCGGTCGAGGGCTGATTGATCAGCACCAGCGTCCGTTCGCAACCATCACACAACCGTTTTTCCAACCAGGGTTCAACCGCAGACCAATCCTCCAGCCGCTGAACCGGCTTGTGATGGCCCGCCTGTTGTCCCAGCCGCAGCAGTTCCGCCGTCAGCAGGCGGGGCAAATCTCCTGCGGCATACAATGGCAGGGCCGTCTTCGCCTGGTAGGTCTCCGGTCGGTCAAAACAGACAAACTCATCCATCAACGGATACAGACAGCGACAGGACTCCAGATGACGCTGCGGCGGCTCCCCCGCCGAGCGCGTCATCACCAGAATGCGGCGGCGAATACCCTCGCGCCGGCAGAGGGAATCAATGAAGGGGGCCAGCACCGCCAGTGACGCCTTCTCCCCTGCCTTGTCCAGGACATAAAACACCGCGCCAGCACGCTGGACACTGGCCCGGAACAGATGATTCCCGGCATCAAGTCGCAAGGCAGGCAAGCGTCGTTCCCAGCCGGTCAGCGCCACCGGACCGAACCAGGCCGCCCCGACAGCGGCCAGCAGCTCTTCCAGGGTTTTTTCACCCAACATCCCCTGATAGGGCAGAACATCCTGCAGTGACAGCCGCGCAACAACCCTGTGCTGCTGGTAAACGCACAAACCGAGAGGCTGGCCCAGGGCCGTACGCTCAACTCCCAGAACCCCCAAGGCTTTGTGGCTGAGTTGCTGGAGCCTGGCCGGTTCGGCAGTCACGCTGAACCAGACCAGACGCCCGGCCGGCCAGCGCTCAGCCAGCCTGCGGCACTGAGCATCATCGAAATTGAGTACCACCCGATGCGCCGGCCGCAGGCCAACCGCCTTGACCTCCGCCATGGCGGCCAGACTGTCCACGCCATCAAGTCCCAGATGCACATCCTGAACGTTCAGCAAAACCGCGATACTGCTGCGGCGATACGGAACCCCCTGTTTGAGCAGCCCTCCCCGGCCCTGTTCAAACAGAGCCACTTCCACCTCCGGGCGACGCAACAGTGCGGCGGCACTGCGGCCGCCAATACAATCATCACGGGAAATTTGCCGACCACCAACCCAGGCACCATCGGAAGCCGCAACCGCCAGACACAAACCGCAGCCCTGCAGCAGCTGGCTCAACAGACGCACGGTCGTGGTCTTACCCACGCTGCCCGTAACCGTATAGATCGGCAGCTGCGGCAACTCGGCAGCGGCCAGCAAAGCGGCAGCAACTTCAGCCCCATCTGCAGCATCAGGCAGCAGAATCGCTTTCTGGCGCGCCCCTTGGCCAACGCGGGTCAGCCGGCCGGAGTCCCAGAACCAGTCGATTCTCTGCGAATCCAGACCTTTATGGAAATTCATCACCTCAGCTGGCGGCAACAAAGTGGCCAGCCGCGCCAGACGTCCCAGCCAGGGCCGCAAGGTCTGCTCCGGCACCTGCACCTGGCCCCGCTGGAGCAGGCAGGCCGCCCATTCAAGCAACGGAGTTACCGCAAGCAGAAGGTCATGCACGGCGCGGGGATAGGGACAGGCACTGACCACCACCAGCCGGCCAGACAGGTCCTGCTGCACCTGCAGCGGATAGTCCGGCACCCGCAAGGCGCGCAGAAGCCCTGTTAGCCAGGTTTCCAGCGGCAGTGATGCGGCAGATGCCGACTGCACCTGCGCCAGCCACGACCGCAGCACGGCCTGTTGCGATGCCAGATGACGATGCAGGTGCAAAGCCGCTGCCTGCCAGGAGGGCCAGAGCTCCGGCGACAGACGACAGAACCCCAGCGCCTCGACACAGGCAGAAGATTGATGCAAGGTCTGACCGCAAAAAAATCGGATACGCCAAGGTTCAAACAGCGGGTTCATGCAACACCACATCCACCAATGGCCGTACCACCGTCGCATCAAATCCGGTCAACCCAAGCTTCAGGGTTTCCGGCGTCAAACCATGAGCCCAGCCCAATGCCACGGCAAACAGCACCTCAACCTGATGGCACTGCGGCTGATTCCGCCCTGTCAGTGGAATGGCAAAGGACGGCAATAAGCGGGTTTCCCTCTCTCCTTGCGCCAGAATCAGCCATTTCAGTCCCCGTTCCTCACGCCAGTAAACCGCTTCGCCATCAGCCTGCAGCTGTGGCCAGACACTCTCGCGTCCCTGCGGCGCCACCAGAATCCGCCGCCGTGCACGACAGTTCCCGATCAGAGCCAGACTGCGCGCATCTGCGGCGTTAACCACCACCGCTTCGACCGTGCGCGCCACAACCTGCTCCCTGAGCCCGTCAAGACAATCCCTGTCATCCTCTTCCGGTTGATTACTCTGCCCACCGAGCAGCGCGGCAACAGCATAACCATCCAGCGGATGGCCATGTTCCAATAATTCGTCATGGCAGATTTCCAGCACCAGGGCCTGCAACCCTGGATCTGGCAGCAACATGCGGCAGGACTGATTGGCTGTTGACGTCGTTCGAGTCAACAACTGATTACCCAGCCAGAGGCCATGGGCCGAATGCAGACCGGCGCAACAACCGGCCGTCCGCCAGAGATGATGCAACAGATGGGCGACCCCGGTTCTGGCCCTGCTTCCGGCAATCGCTGTCGTCGGAATGCGGCCGGATCGACCGGCGAACAGGCGCTCGATGATTTCACCATTGATATCACGCGCCGGATCGCCCAGCCAATGCGGCCGGAAACCCGGCTGGGCATTGACTTCACAGATAGCAGCGCCGTTTTCACGCCATGAACAACGGATATCGGGACTGATAAAATCAATGCCGGCAATATCAAGTCCGATCAAGCGGGCGGCCCGTTCCGCCAGCAAACGGTTGTCAGGATGGATCTGACAGGTCACGTCCTCAGCCGTTCCTCCCGTACTGATATTGGCAGTCCGGCGCAAGACAACAAAACGGCCCGCTGCCGGAACCGCATCTGCCGCCAGTCCCTGCTCTTGCAAGCAGTCAGCAGCCTGTGCATCCAGTTCCAGCCGCATCAGCAAACTGCGTTTGCCGCTACCGCGGCGCGGATCAGCATTAAGCGCATCCAACAGCTGCATGACGCTCCGCTGGCCATCACCCAGCACCCCACCAGGAGCGCGGCGCGTTGCCATCAACAGCACCCCCTGCACCACCAGCAGACGGTGATCTTCACCCTTAATATGCTGTTCCACCAGGACCTGGCCGGGATCAAGGGCCTGGGCCTGCTCAAACGCCGCCAGCAGCGGTTTCCAGTCGCGGATATCCGGCACCACGGCACGTCCCTGATCCAGCCGCGCCGGCTTGACCACCACAGGCCAGCCTAGGGTCTCAGCCGCCTGCAACGCCTGTTGAGGCGTCGTCACGCGCAAGCTG includes:
- a CDS encoding Mur ligase family protein, whose amino-acid sequence is MHQSSACVEALGFCRLSPELWPSWQAAALHLHRHLASQQAVLRSWLAQVQSASAASLPLETWLTGLLRALRVPDYPLQVQQDLSGRLVVVSACPYPRAVHDLLLAVTPLLEWAACLLQRGQVQVPEQTLRPWLGRLARLATLLPPAEVMNFHKGLDSQRIDWFWDSGRLTRVGQGARQKAILLPDAADGAEVAAALLAAAELPQLPIYTVTGSVGKTTTVRLLSQLLQGCGLCLAVAASDGAWVGGRQISRDDCIGGRSAAALLRRPEVEVALFEQGRGGLLKQGVPYRRSSIAVLLNVQDVHLGLDGVDSLAAMAEVKAVGLRPAHRVVLNFDDAQCRRLAERWPAGRLVWFSVTAEPARLQQLSHKALGVLGVERTALGQPLGLCVYQQHRVVARLSLQDVLPYQGMLGEKTLEELLAAVGAAWFGPVALTGWERRLPALRLDAGNHLFRASVQRAGAVFYVLDKAGEKASLAVLAPFIDSLCRREGIRRRILVMTRSAGEPPQRHLESCRCLYPLMDEFVCFDRPETYQAKTALPLYAAGDLPRLLTAELLRLGQQAGHHKPVQRLEDWSAVEPWLEKRLCDGCERTLVLINQPSTAAAALNERIAAFVRRQMAITKSNGGSRNTPAL